Proteins found in one Sporosarcina sp. FSL K6-3457 genomic segment:
- a CDS encoding GerAB/ArcD/ProY family transporter, which yields MKSSIQLSPTDTINAFLLFFIVQSVQIGVGLHGFQRIIYGDAKQDAWISVLLAGLATHIIAFFMIKTLQIYGSNDLYGIHQDVFGKWMGNFFNILYIMYCSGAFFTVLRNYIEVVQTWVFPDLGTWFLAGTLLLIVIYTFTGGLRVIVGISFFSIVLVIWLFPLLAAPLKFMEPRNLLPVFEANMSEILKGIKSMTFTIIGFEIIYVIYPFVKDKENAKKHIHLGLFVTTLIYLAAMLVSLTYFSGEQLTKTIWATLSLFSIVKLPFIERVEYIVVCFWMLLILPNLCLFVWSAFRGIRRMVRISANKFVWIFSLIVFIISLTFKTRTQINTFNDYFNQVAFYIVFVYPIMLYVIAAIKNKFKSHKEQSE from the coding sequence GTGAAAAGCTCTATACAACTTAGTCCAACTGATACGATTAACGCTTTTTTACTTTTTTTTATCGTTCAATCAGTTCAGATTGGGGTTGGGCTACACGGTTTTCAGCGGATTATATACGGGGATGCCAAACAAGATGCATGGATTTCTGTACTTCTTGCAGGTCTCGCTACTCATATCATCGCTTTTTTCATGATTAAAACATTACAAATATATGGTTCAAATGATCTATATGGTATTCATCAAGATGTATTCGGTAAATGGATGGGGAATTTCTTCAATATACTTTATATTATGTATTGTTCAGGTGCATTTTTTACAGTGTTGAGAAACTATATTGAAGTTGTTCAGACATGGGTTTTTCCAGACTTAGGTACCTGGTTTCTTGCTGGCACATTGCTGTTAATTGTGATTTATACGTTTACGGGAGGGCTGCGGGTAATTGTAGGTATTTCCTTTTTTAGTATTGTACTTGTTATATGGCTTTTCCCTCTATTGGCTGCTCCACTCAAGTTTATGGAACCTCGGAATCTTCTTCCTGTTTTCGAGGCTAATATGAGCGAAATATTGAAAGGGATAAAGTCCATGACGTTTACGATTATAGGATTTGAGATAATATATGTGATTTATCCTTTTGTAAAGGATAAGGAGAATGCAAAAAAACATATTCATCTTGGTTTGTTCGTGACGACGTTGATTTATCTTGCTGCTATGCTGGTGTCGCTAACGTATTTCAGCGGGGAACAATTAACTAAAACGATATGGGCAACTTTGTCTTTATTCAGTATTGTTAAGCTACCGTTCATAGAACGTGTTGAGTATATAGTCGTTTGTTTTTGGATGTTACTCATTTTACCGAATCTTTGTCTATTTGTATGGTCTGCTTTTCGTGGAATCAGACGCATGGTAAGGATAAGTGCAAATAAATTCGTCTGGATATTCTCGTTAATCGTCTTCATTATTAGCTTAACCTTTAAAACTCGAACACAAATAAATACGTTTAATGATTACTTTAACCAGGTGGCATTTTATATTGTTTTTGTTTACCCCATCATGTTATACGTAATAGCTGCGATAAAAAATAAATTCAAATCACATAAGGAGCAAAGTGAATGA
- a CDS encoding Ger(x)C family spore germination protein, whose protein sequence is MKKIYFFIVLLVLCVSLVGCIETKILERVSLVTLVGYDIGKEESVETTAVVRQVGTELQSKVAIITTENSTSQGTRAKINLRAAEKLMSGQLRGTLFGEEFAKGGIGHYIDTLMKNHTISEGMLLAVVEGETRPLLEYQYPEIDEIGEHVYKLLDQNIKSEQVVSSTLHEIAYDYYSIGRDIAMPIIKRDDELVAISGIALFRKDKMIGKLAVEDSFFVKLSRDDYENGIIEIKIKGDDFPSSLVEGSPEEIILVLDPIKTHKDVKLVNQTTPEFDLHFKVHARLLEIKPSIDTTSQENLEKFEDAIGKKLENEILRVVTYCQEIGSDVFGYGEFYRSSVRHSELTEEKWQELYKEMKVNVKVDFTLLRSGVFE, encoded by the coding sequence ATGAAGAAAATTTATTTTTTTATAGTACTGCTAGTACTCTGCGTTAGCTTAGTCGGATGTATAGAAACAAAAATCCTTGAACGAGTGAGTTTAGTCACCTTGGTAGGCTATGATATAGGGAAAGAAGAAAGCGTGGAGACTACAGCAGTTGTTCGTCAAGTGGGTACAGAATTACAAAGTAAAGTTGCAATTATTACAACCGAAAATTCAACAAGTCAAGGGACACGGGCGAAGATCAATCTCAGGGCAGCCGAAAAATTAATGTCAGGACAATTGAGGGGGACTTTATTCGGTGAAGAGTTTGCCAAAGGCGGCATAGGTCATTATATTGATACCCTTATGAAAAATCATACAATAAGTGAGGGGATGCTTTTGGCAGTTGTAGAGGGCGAGACGAGGCCGTTACTTGAATATCAATACCCAGAGATTGATGAAATTGGCGAACATGTTTATAAGCTGTTAGATCAAAACATTAAAAGTGAGCAAGTGGTTTCATCTACACTTCATGAAATAGCGTATGATTATTATTCCATAGGTAGGGACATTGCCATGCCGATTATAAAAAGAGATGATGAGCTTGTAGCGATTTCTGGTATAGCTTTATTTAGGAAAGACAAAATGATAGGAAAACTTGCTGTTGAGGATAGTTTTTTCGTGAAGCTAAGTCGGGATGATTATGAAAATGGGATAATTGAAATAAAAATTAAAGGGGATGATTTTCCTTCTTCGTTAGTAGAGGGCTCACCTGAAGAAATTATTTTGGTGTTAGATCCAATTAAAACGCATAAAGATGTGAAGTTAGTGAACCAAACAACGCCCGAATTTGATCTACATTTTAAAGTACATGCAAGATTATTAGAAATAAAGCCGAGCATCGATACGACAAGCCAAGAAAACCTGGAAAAATTCGAAGATGCAATTGGTAAGAAGTTAGAGAATGAAATATTAAGGGTAGTTACTTATTGCCAAGAAATTGGTTCGGATGTTTTTGGATATGGTGAATTTTACAGAAGCTCTGTACGTCATTCTGAACTGACAGAAGAGAAATGGCAAGAGTTGTACAAAGAAATGAAAGTCAATGTCAAAGTCGACTTTACACTACTTAGAAGTGGGGTATTTGAATAA
- a CDS encoding formate/nitrite transporter family protein has protein sequence MKETIATFSDMAVSKINLLNSSKARYFTVTMMAGFFVGLGVVLIYTIGGMLEPSSFASTKLVMGMAFGVALSLVLMAGADLFTSNNMIMTIGTLMKKTTTYDTFKVWTFSYIGNFAGSIVVATLFFYSGLASGATANFITTVASDKMNTPFMELFVRGILCNILVCLAAWCSVKLKDETAKLIMIFWCLFTFITSGFEHSIANMTLLSISLMVPHPETVSMAGLVSNLVPVTIGNIIGGALFIGAAYWYGNTNRPIRILS, from the coding sequence AGGAAACAATCGCTACGTTTAGTGATATGGCCGTTTCTAAAATTAATTTATTGAACTCGAGTAAAGCTAGATACTTCACTGTGACAATGATGGCGGGATTTTTCGTTGGATTAGGGGTTGTTCTAATTTATACAATCGGTGGGATGCTCGAGCCATCTAGTTTTGCTAGTACAAAGCTTGTCATGGGCATGGCGTTCGGCGTTGCTCTTAGCCTTGTCCTCATGGCTGGGGCCGACCTTTTTACGAGTAATAATATGATTATGACCATTGGTACCTTGATGAAAAAAACAACTACATATGACACTTTTAAAGTATGGACCTTTAGTTATATCGGCAACTTTGCCGGCTCTATTGTCGTTGCTACGTTATTTTTCTATTCCGGATTGGCTTCTGGTGCGACAGCTAATTTCATCACAACAGTAGCTAGCGATAAGATGAATACGCCATTCATGGAGTTGTTTGTCCGTGGGATTCTTTGTAATATTCTTGTCTGTCTAGCTGCCTGGTGCTCTGTCAAATTAAAAGATGAAACCGCGAAACTCATTATGATTTTCTGGTGCTTATTTACCTTCATCACATCAGGTTTCGAACACAGTATCGCCAATATGACTTTGTTATCTATTTCACTCATGGTTCCCCACCCTGAAACCGTTTCGATGGCAGGATTAGTATCAAACTTAGTACCTGTCACAATCGGCAATATCATTGGTGGTGCCTTATTCATTGGGGCGGCTTATTGGTATGGCAATACTAACAGACCAATTAGGATTCTTTCATAA